The Myxococcus fulvus genome has a window encoding:
- a CDS encoding metal ABC transporter ATP-binding protein, producing the protein MKTDEPVGAAHAVSPTFTVGEPLLTCTELVIGYNDKAMLPPINMVIRRGQFIAVVGRNGSGKSTWFKTLLGMLEPVSGTISRSHPTMRSAYVPQTSSIDSILPLRARELTAWGRLRGWSFLWPFARKSERDAVEVALETAGAKAIANKPYRELSEGQKQRTLLARLIATEADLVLLDEPTAAMDAVAERETMQRLCSLARERGLGVVVVCHDLEVAAEHADVLLFVDRETSAFVVGDARTVFCHPAFRRQYGDEYCHRAPEGPHRGPDAR; encoded by the coding sequence GTGAAGACCGATGAGCCCGTGGGCGCCGCGCACGCCGTGTCGCCGACCTTCACCGTGGGCGAGCCGCTGCTCACCTGCACGGAGCTGGTCATCGGCTACAACGACAAGGCCATGCTGCCGCCCATCAACATGGTCATCCGCCGCGGCCAGTTCATCGCCGTGGTGGGCCGCAACGGGTCCGGCAAGAGCACCTGGTTCAAGACGCTGCTGGGCATGCTCGAGCCGGTGTCGGGCACCATCTCCCGGAGCCATCCGACGATGCGCAGCGCGTACGTGCCGCAGACGTCCAGCATCGACTCCATCCTCCCGCTGCGGGCGCGAGAGCTGACGGCCTGGGGGCGGCTGCGCGGGTGGAGCTTCCTGTGGCCCTTCGCGCGCAAGTCGGAGCGTGACGCGGTGGAGGTGGCGCTGGAGACGGCGGGCGCGAAGGCCATCGCCAACAAGCCCTACCGCGAGCTGTCCGAGGGCCAGAAGCAGCGCACGCTGCTGGCCCGCCTCATCGCCACCGAGGCGGACCTGGTGCTGCTGGACGAGCCCACCGCCGCGATGGACGCCGTCGCCGAGCGCGAGACGATGCAGCGGCTGTGCTCGCTCGCGCGTGAGCGCGGCCTGGGCGTGGTGGTGGTGTGCCACGACCTGGAGGTCGCCGCCGAGCACGCGGACGTGCTGCTCTTCGTGGACCGCGAGACCTCCGCCTTCGTCGTGGGCGACGCGCGCACCGTGTTCTGCCACCCCGCCTTCCGTCGTCAGTACGGCGACGAGTACTGCCACCGCGCTCCCGAGGGACCCCACCGTGGACCCGATGCTCGCTGA
- a CDS encoding metal ABC transporter permease yields the protein MDPMLAEPSQWQQFVEGFELFRDPLLCALLAGGVLGFLSVYVVLRRMVFVSAAVAQSAGLGVALAFYAGIHLGFEVEPVIGATALALLATMLLMMDPTRLRLTRESLLGMAYALSGGAAILVGDRIAQESHDIQGILFGTAVLVTPEQLRTVAVAGIAVMALHLWWYRGITFASFDRIGALVQGLPVRLLDGVLMVSIGVMVGVCARALGALPVFAFSTLSAIAALMLDLRLPWTFVVATLAGIVSGVGGYMFAYFFDFPVGGSQTVVAALLVGVAMGARALIQLVLRRAG from the coding sequence GTGGACCCGATGCTCGCTGAACCCTCCCAGTGGCAGCAGTTCGTCGAGGGGTTCGAGCTGTTCAGAGACCCGCTCCTGTGCGCGCTCCTGGCCGGAGGCGTGCTGGGCTTCCTGAGCGTCTACGTGGTGCTCCGGCGCATGGTGTTCGTCAGCGCCGCGGTGGCCCAGTCCGCCGGCCTGGGCGTGGCGCTCGCGTTCTACGCGGGCATCCACCTGGGCTTCGAGGTGGAGCCCGTCATCGGCGCCACCGCGCTCGCACTGCTCGCGACGATGCTGCTCATGATGGACCCCACGCGCCTGCGCCTGACGCGCGAAAGCCTGCTGGGCATGGCCTATGCCCTGTCCGGCGGCGCGGCCATCCTCGTGGGAGACCGCATCGCCCAGGAGTCGCACGACATCCAGGGCATCCTCTTCGGCACCGCCGTGCTGGTGACGCCCGAGCAGCTGCGCACCGTGGCCGTCGCGGGCATCGCGGTGATGGCGCTCCACCTGTGGTGGTACCGGGGCATCACCTTCGCGAGCTTCGACCGCATCGGCGCGCTGGTGCAGGGGTTGCCGGTGCGCCTGCTCGACGGCGTGCTGATGGTGTCCATCGGCGTCATGGTGGGCGTGTGCGCGCGGGCCCTGGGCGCCCTGCCCGTGTTCGCGTTCTCCACGCTGTCCGCCATCGCCGCGCTGATGCTGGACCTGCGGCTGCCGTGGACCTTCGTCGTGGCGACGCTCGCGGGCATCGTCTCCGGCGTGGGTGGCTACATGTTCGCCTACTTCTTCGACTTCCCGGTGGGCGGCTCGCAGACGGTGGTCGCCGCGCTCCTGGTCGGCGTGGCCATGGGTGCGCGCGCACTCATCCAGCTCGTTCTGCGCAGAGCCGGTTGA